The sequence below is a genomic window from Streptosporangium lutulentum.
TGTCGGTGAGGATGCCGGTGAGGCGGTCGAGCGAGGCGAGGTCGACGTACTCGGTGGCCGCGTGGGCCCCCGCGCCGTCGACGCCGAAGAGCAGGCAGGGGATGCCCGCGCGATCAAGGAGGGCGCAGTCGGTCCAGAAGGGCTCGGCGCGCACCACGGGCGGGTGGCCGAGGGCCCGCTCGGCGTGGCGGGTGAGGGTGCGGACGACGAGGGCATCGGGGTCGGCCTCGAAGGGCTCGCGGTGCACGCCGCGGGTCAGCCGGTAACGGAAGCCGGGGACCGTGGCGGCACAGCGGTCGAGCACGGCGGTCAGTTCCCGCTCCACGCTGTCGGCGCTCTCGCCGGGGACGGTGCGGCGCTCCAGGGTGATGCGGCAGTGCGCCGGGTAGGTGGAGGGCTCCTCCCCGCCATGGATGACGGAGGCGTGCACGGTGCCGGTGCCCAGGAGGGGGTGCGCCGGGCCCCGCGCGAGGCGCCGGCCCAGTTCCTCCAGCGCGACCAGGAAGTGGCCGGCTTTGGCGATGGCGTCGATGCCGAGTTCGGGCCGCGAACCGTGGGCCGCGCGGCCCACGACCTCCACGTCGAACCAGGCGAAGCCCTTGTGGGCGAGGGTGACTTCGAGATGGCTCGGCTCGGTGACGATCGCCGCGTCGGCGGTGAAGGACTCCAGCACTTCCTCGGTGCCCGAACTGCCGTACTCCTCGTCGGCGACGCAGGCGAGGAGGACGTCGCCGCGCAGGGGCCCGTGGGCGGTGGCGCGGGCGGCGGCGACCATCATGGCCGCGATGCCGCTTTTCATGTCGAAGGTGCCGCGGCCGAACATCCTGCCGTCGCGGATCCACGGGTCGAGCGGGTCGCCGTCGTAGCCGGCGAGGCTGACGGTGTCGAGGTGGCCGTTGAGCATGAGGGAGCGGCCACCGCCGGTGCCGCGGGCGATCGCGACGAGTGAGGGCCGGCCGGGGCGCTTTTCCAGGCGGTGGACCTCGAAGCCGCGGGCGGCCAGCCATGAGGCGCAGAAGTCGGCGATGACGGTTTCGCCGGCCCCGCCGGGTACGAGGTCCGGATTGACGGAGTCGACGGCGATCAGCCGGGCCAGCAGCCGGCCGGGGTCCGAGTCCAGGGGGCCGGGAGCCGCTGGGGCCGAAGGGGTTTCGGGGATCATGAGGGCCTTCCGATGTTCTGAGGCCGCCCCGGGAGCCGGGGACGGGCCGTGGGCGGTCAGTCCTGGCCGGCCAGGCGCAGGAGGGTGGTGGCCAGGACGTCGACGCCGTGGGCGCACGCCTCGGGGGTGGAGTACTCGCGGGGGTTGTGGCTGATGCCGTCGTACTCACCCCGGACGAAGATCATGGCGGCCGGGCAGAGCGCGGCGATCTCCTGGGCGTCGTGGCCGGCGCCGGAGAGCAAGGAGAGGTACGCCAGGCCGTGGTCGTCGGCGGCCTGCGCGATGACCTTCCGCACCTCCTCGTCGAAGGGGACGTAGGCGGTCTTGGCCATCCGCCGGGTGGTCAGCGACAGGCCCGGCCGGCTCTTCTCCAGGTCGCGAAGGAACGCGGCGAGGGCTTCCTCTGCGCGGGCCATCTGGGCGTCGTCGGGGTTGCGCAGGTCGACGGTCAGCTCGGCGCGGGCCGGGACGATGTTGGTCAGGTCCGGGTGGACGGTCAGGTGGCCGGCGGTGGCGACGCTGTCGATGTGCGAGCCGGTCAGGACCGGGGCCGCGGTGGGGTCGGTGCCCTCGCGGCGGCCGTAGACGTTGCCCATCCGGTCGATGCGGACGGCCAGGCCGGCCTGCTCCATCCACGTGATGACCTGCCGGCGGCCGGCCGCGTCGGCGTCGGTCAGGGCGAGGCGGTCGACGCCGCGCAGGCCGGTGCGCTCGTCGTCGTACGCGCCGATCTCGGCGAGGTCCATCAGGGACCGCCACAGGCGGTCGCGGTCGACGGTGATCGTGTCGGGGGCGGGGCTCGTCATGGGCTGTCTCCTGGAGATCGTCGGAAACGGCGGGGTGGGCGGTGCGTACGGGGCAGCCGGCTGCGGGGGGCGTTGACGCGGTCGTTCGACGCGGGGTGTCCTTCGGAGATCCGGACTTCAGCGATCGAGGGTGGAGTGCGGGTTGGCGGCCGGGCCCTCGGTGCTCAGCAGCACGACCACCGAGGACGGGCCGAGCCCCAGCGCCGTGCGGCGTTCCTCGGCGCCCGCGCCGGTGAGCGCGGCACGCAGACCGGCGAGCGCCGCGGCCCCGCAGGGGCCGGAGGAGACCCCGAGGGCCGAGAGGTGATCGGCCGCGCGGGCACTGCCGGCGTCGGGGACGGCGATCGCGGCATCCAGCCCACCGCGCAGGTAGGGCCAGGCGATGCTGGAGGGGGTGCCGCAGTTCAGCCCGGCCATGACGGTCTCGCCGGTGGTGACACTGACGGGTTCGCCGAGGATGAGGCTTTCGAGGACGCAGGCCGCGGCCTCCGGCTCCACCGACAACAGCGCCGGAGTCCGCCCGGACAGGCGGCTGCGGTAGTGAGTGACGACGGCCTGGGCCAGAGACCCCACACCCACCGGTATGGAGACGAGGTCAGGCCCCCCGGCGACCCCTTCGGCCACCAGCTGCTCGTCGATCTCGGCGCAGAGGGTGGAGTAGCCCTCGACGATCCACCCCGGGATCCGCTCATAGCCCGGCCAGGCGGTGTCCTGGACCAGGATCGCGTCCGGCGCGGCAACGGCCTCGGCCGCCCGGCGTACGGCCTCGTCGTACGACCCCGAGACCTCGGTGACCTTCGCCTGTTCGCCGGCGACGGCCGCCACGGCCCGCGGATGCACGCCCCGCGGGACGAAGACGTGGGCGCGCTGCCCGAGCAGGCGTGCCGTGCGGGCCACCGCCCGGCCGTGGTTGCCGTCGGTGGCGGTCACCAGGGTGACCGGACCGGATCCCTCGCCGCTCGCGGCCCGCTCGGCAAGGGCGCGGTGGACCGCCCAGGAGGCGCCCAGCGCCTTGAACGCGGGCAGCCCCAGACGGCACGACTCGTCCTTGACGAAGACCCGGCCGACCCCCGACTCGGCCGCCAGCGGCGGGAGTTCGGTCAGCGGGGTGGGTGAGTAGCCGGGCAGCGCGGTGTGGAAGTCCCGCACCTCGGCGGGGGCGGGCGCACACCGCCAGGTACGGGCACCGGGCCGTACGGACCACGGCGGCGTACGGAGCGAGGAAGCGTTCTCAGGCACACGATCAGAGTCCAGCACCCGCCTACGATCGGTCCAGCGAATGTTTCCGACCTATGCTCATCGAGGAAACCGACCATTGACGCGTTGCTCCGGGACGGCGAGGAGAGTGGTCCGCCGATGTTCGACCTGCATCGACTGCGCCTGCTTCGCGAGCTCAAGCACCGCGGCACGCTGGCGGCCGTCGCCGCCGCCCTGTCCTACGCCCCCTCATCCGTCTCCCAGCAGCTCTCGCAGCTGGAAGCCGAAGTCGGCGTCCCATTGCTCGAACCGGTCGGGCGACGGGTACGGCTGACCGAGCAGGCCGAGATCCTTGTCGCCCACACCGAAGCGGTCCTCGAACGCCTGGAGCGCGCGGAAGCGGAGATCGCCGACTCCCTGACCGAGCTGACCGGCACCCTGCGCATCGCCTCGTTCCAGACGGCCGCCCTGGCCCTGGTCCCGATCGCGCTCGACCTGCTGCGCGAACTGCACCCGCACCTGCGCGTCCACGTCAGGCACATGGAACCGGAAAAGGCCCTGCCCGCCCTGCAAGCCCGCGACTTCGACCTGGTCCTCGCCGAGGAATATCCCGGCAACCCCAACCCGAGGCCCGCCGAACTCGAGCAGGAAGACCTGCTCAGCGACCCTCTCCACCTCGCACCGCCCGGACTGGCCGACAGCCCGGACACCGAGAGCCCGATGGCGGCGCTGCGCTCACTCTCCGGCCACCCCTGGGTGATGGAACCCGAAGGCACAGCCGCGCGGCACTGGGCCCTGACCCTGTGCCGCAACGCCGGCTTCGAACCCGACATCCGGTTCGAGACCACCGATCTCCTGCTCCACCTCCGCCTCGTCGAGCAGAAACACGCCGCCGCCTTCCTTCCCGACCTCGTCTGGAGCGGACGGCATCCGACCGGCGCACTGCGGCGGCTTCCCCGCGGTCAGCGCGCACGCCGCATCTTCACCGTGGTACGCCGCGGCCGCGGCCGGCA
It includes:
- a CDS encoding ArgE/DapE family deacylase yields the protein MIPETPSAPAAPGPLDSDPGRLLARLIAVDSVNPDLVPGGAGETVIADFCASWLAARGFEVHRLEKRPGRPSLVAIARGTGGGRSLMLNGHLDTVSLAGYDGDPLDPWIRDGRMFGRGTFDMKSGIAAMMVAAARATAHGPLRGDVLLACVADEEYGSSGTEEVLESFTADAAIVTEPSHLEVTLAHKGFAWFDVEVVGRAAHGSRPELGIDAIAKAGHFLVALEELGRRLARGPAHPLLGTGTVHASVIHGGEEPSTYPAHCRITLERRTVPGESADSVERELTAVLDRCAATVPGFRYRLTRGVHREPFEADPDALVVRTLTRHAERALGHPPVVRAEPFWTDCALLDRAGIPCLLFGVDGAGAHAATEYVDLASLDRLTGILTDTVADFCS
- a CDS encoding M20/M25/M40 family metallo-hydrolase, whose translation is MTSPAPDTITVDRDRLWRSLMDLAEIGAYDDERTGLRGVDRLALTDADAAGRRQVITWMEQAGLAVRIDRMGNVYGRREGTDPTAAPVLTGSHIDSVATAGHLTVHPDLTNIVPARAELTVDLRNPDDAQMARAEEALAAFLRDLEKSRPGLSLTTRRMAKTAYVPFDEEVRKVIAQAADDHGLAYLSLLSGAGHDAQEIAALCPAAMIFVRGEYDGISHNPREYSTPEACAHGVDVLATTLLRLAGQD
- a CDS encoding diaminopropionate ammonia-lyase, whose amino-acid sequence is MPENASSLRTPPWSVRPGARTWRCAPAPAEVRDFHTALPGYSPTPLTELPPLAAESGVGRVFVKDESCRLGLPAFKALGASWAVHRALAERAASGEGSGPVTLVTATDGNHGRAVARTARLLGQRAHVFVPRGVHPRAVAAVAGEQAKVTEVSGSYDEAVRRAAEAVAAPDAILVQDTAWPGYERIPGWIVEGYSTLCAEIDEQLVAEGVAGGPDLVSIPVGVGSLAQAVVTHYRSRLSGRTPALLSVEPEAAACVLESLILGEPVSVTTGETVMAGLNCGTPSSIAWPYLRGGLDAAIAVPDAGSARAADHLSALGVSSGPCGAAALAGLRAALTGAGAEERRTALGLGPSSVVVLLSTEGPAANPHSTLDR
- a CDS encoding LysR substrate-binding domain-containing protein: MFDLHRLRLLRELKHRGTLAAVAAALSYAPSSVSQQLSQLEAEVGVPLLEPVGRRVRLTEQAEILVAHTEAVLERLERAEAEIADSLTELTGTLRIASFQTAALALVPIALDLLRELHPHLRVHVRHMEPEKALPALQARDFDLVLAEEYPGNPNPRPAELEQEDLLSDPLHLAPPGLADSPDTESPMAALRSLSGHPWVMEPEGTAARHWALTLCRNAGFEPDIRFETTDLLLHLRLVEQKHAAAFLPDLVWSGRHPTGALRRLPRGQRARRIFTVVRRGRGRHPAILACRDALHQAVALRSRRTSAERGD